The Shewanella sp. KX20019 genome window below encodes:
- a CDS encoding acyl-CoA dehydrogenase C-terminal domain-containing protein, producing the protein MPIYQAPLRDYQFVLNELLDIYNQKELAGFEEFDPELIDAVLQGVADFTSDIMLPLNGSGDVEGCKLVDGKVVTPKGFIDAYQQYVDNGWATLTCDPEFGGQGLPEVVGIFATEMKTATNMAFAMYPGLTHGAYAAIHAHGSDSLKRKYLDKLVSGEWTGTMNLTESHAGTDLALLRTKATPAGNDTFAITGEKIFISSGDHDLTDNIIHLVLAKLPDAPEGVKGISLFAVPKILLNDDGGLGEPNTLYAASLEHKMGIHGNSTCVMNFDGAIGELVGEPHQGLRAMFTMMNQARLGVGIQGLGVSEIAYQNALTYAKDRIQGRALSGAKQKALAADPILVHGDVRRMLLSQKSFNEGARALMGQQALWLDEAERHSDPVRRKRSSQLAALFTPIVKGFVTDQGFKACVDAQQVFGGHGYIHEWGMEQYVRDSRISMIYEGTNGVQALDLVGRKIMSDKGAALELWSEEVKALIQSNLDNDMMKPLVSSLMAAATDLEKATKIIATEAAKNPDVIGAASFAYMQLLGITSLAWMWTRVAEKALAGIESRQADSAFYRNKLNTAKFYMAYWAPQTRSLLKQIGSASLVICEFEDADF; encoded by the coding sequence ATGCCAATTTATCAAGCTCCATTACGTGACTATCAGTTTGTACTTAATGAATTGCTCGACATTTATAATCAAAAGGAATTAGCGGGTTTTGAAGAGTTTGATCCCGAACTTATTGATGCAGTACTGCAAGGTGTTGCAGATTTTACCAGCGATATTATGTTGCCACTCAACGGCTCTGGTGATGTAGAAGGTTGTAAATTAGTTGACGGTAAAGTCGTTACCCCGAAAGGTTTTATCGATGCTTACCAACAATATGTTGATAATGGTTGGGCAACGCTCACGTGCGATCCAGAATTTGGCGGCCAAGGTTTGCCTGAAGTTGTTGGCATTTTTGCAACTGAGATGAAAACGGCCACCAACATGGCATTTGCCATGTATCCAGGTCTTACGCATGGTGCATACGCAGCGATCCATGCACATGGAAGTGACAGCTTAAAACGGAAGTATTTGGACAAACTGGTTAGTGGTGAGTGGACCGGTACTATGAACCTAACCGAGTCTCACGCTGGCACCGATTTGGCACTGCTGCGCACAAAAGCGACTCCCGCGGGGAACGATACGTTTGCCATAACAGGTGAGAAGATATTCATCTCCTCAGGCGATCATGATTTAACGGATAATATTATTCATTTAGTGTTAGCGAAACTGCCTGATGCCCCAGAAGGGGTGAAGGGGATCTCTTTGTTTGCAGTGCCTAAAATACTACTTAATGATGATGGAGGCCTAGGAGAGCCCAATACGTTATATGCTGCGAGTCTTGAACATAAGATGGGGATCCACGGGAACTCAACTTGTGTGATGAATTTCGATGGCGCAATAGGCGAACTCGTAGGCGAACCACATCAAGGTCTTCGAGCGATGTTTACCATGATGAACCAAGCAAGATTAGGTGTCGGTATTCAAGGGCTTGGAGTGTCTGAGATCGCTTATCAAAATGCACTAACGTATGCCAAAGATCGTATTCAAGGGCGTGCATTAAGTGGGGCAAAGCAGAAGGCGTTAGCAGCTGATCCTATTCTTGTTCATGGTGATGTTCGCCGTATGTTGTTGTCGCAAAAATCATTTAATGAAGGCGCTCGTGCACTGATGGGCCAGCAAGCACTTTGGCTTGATGAAGCTGAGCGACACAGTGATCCAGTACGAAGGAAGAGGTCTTCTCAGTTGGCGGCGCTATTCACCCCGATTGTAAAAGGGTTTGTTACTGACCAAGGGTTTAAGGCCTGTGTTGACGCGCAACAAGTGTTTGGTGGCCATGGTTATATTCATGAGTGGGGCATGGAGCAGTATGTGCGTGATAGTCGTATCTCCATGATTTATGAAGGGACCAACGGGGTACAAGCGCTTGATCTTGTTGGCCGCAAAATTATGTCTGACAAAGGTGCTGCACTAGAATTATGGTCTGAGGAAGTTAAAGCCCTTATTCAATCAAACCTTGATAACGATATGATGAAACCTCTGGTTTCAAGTTTGATGGCTGCGGCGACAGATCTTGAGAAAGCAACGAAAATCATTGCCACTGAAGCAGCCAAGAACCCCGATGTGATAGGCGCAGCGTCATTTGCCTATATGCAATTATTGGGCATAACCTCTCTAGCTTGGATGTGGACACGAGTGGCTGAAAAGGCTTTAGCAGGTATAGAGAGTCGTCAGGCGGATAGCGCATTTTATCGAAACAAATTAAATACAGCTAAGTTTTATATGGCGTATTGGGCGCCGCAAACCCGAAGCTTGCTGAAACAGATTGGATCTGCAAGCCTAGTTATTTGTGAGTTCGAGGACGCTGACTTCTAG